GACACGCCGGAGATCCGGCAGCAGGTCGAGACCTTCCTCGCGAACCGCGGAAAGAAGTAGAACGCAACCCCTCGCCCGCTGCGCGCGGCGGAGCAGCGGCCGCGCGCGGCGGGCGGCGGGCGAGGGGCGAGGGGCGGAGGGCGGGCACCGGGGGTGTCCGCCCTCCGGCGCGTCCGGGGCAGGGCGGCGCCGGCCGGGCGGGAGAAGCCCCCGGTGCAGGGGAGTGCACCGGGGGCTCGTTCAGGGGCTGCCCTTGGGCCGTGGCCGCGGCCCCGGCCGTCGGGCCGCGGCCGTCAGACGATCAGGCTGAGCGGCAGGATCAGGGCGATCGCGACCACCGAGATCACCGTCTCCATCGCCGACCAGGACTTGACGGTCTGTCCGACGCTCATCCCGAAGTACTCCTTGACCAGCCAGAAGCCCGCGTCGTTGACGTGCGAGAAGAACAGCGAACCGGCGCCGATCGCGAGGACCAGCAGGGCGGCGTGGCTGGTCGACATGCCGGCGGCGAGCGGGCCGACGATGCCGGCCGCGGTGATCGTGGCGACCGTGGCGGAGCCGGTGGCCAGACGGATCAGGACGGCGATCAGCCAGCCGAGCAGCAGCGCGGAGACGTGCCAGTCGGTGGCCCACTCGCTGACGGCCTGACCGACGCCGACGTCGATCAGGGTCTGCTTGAAGCCGCCGCCGGCGCCGACGATGAAGACGATGCCGGCGATCGGGCCGAGCGAGGCGGCGACGGTGTCGGAGATGCGCTGCCTGTCGAAGCCGGCCGCGCGGCCGAGGGTGACCATGCCGAGCAGGACGGCGGCGAGCAGGGCGATCAGCGGCGAGCCGACGAAGTCGAGGACGCGCTGCAGGACGGCCTTCGGGTCGTCGATCACCACGTCGACCAGCGCCTTGCCGAGCATCAGCACGACCGGGAGCAGGATGGTGGTGAGCACGGCGCCGAACCGCGGGGTCTTCTCGGCGCCGACGGCGGTGGGCAGCGCGGTGCGGGTGGCCGTGGCCGTCCCGGCGGCGGTACCGGCCGGGGCGCCTCCTGCGGGGCGGCGTCGCCACCGTCGCCGGCGGCCGGGCGGGTGCCGGGGGCGGCGTCGCCGTCCGGCGCGGCGGGCGCCGCGAGCGGGCCGACCCAGCGCTCGGCGACCCGGCCGAAGAGCGGGCCGGCGATGATCAGCGTGGGGACGGCGATCAGCAGGCCGAGGGCCAGGGTGACGCCGAGGTCGGCGTGCAGGGCGTCGACGGCGACCAGCGGGCCGGGGTGCGGGGGCACCAGGCCGTGCAGCACGGAGAGGCCGGCCAGTGCGGGGATGCCGATCCGCAGGACGGGGACGTTGCCGCGGCGGGCGACCAGGAGCACGATCGGGACGAGCAGGACGACGCCGACCTCGAAGAAGAGCGGCAGGCCCAGTACGGCGGCGATCAGGGCCATCGCCCAGGGCAGGCCGCGCCGCCCCGTCCGGGCCAGCACGGTGTCGGCGATGGTGTTGGCACCGCCCGAGTCGGCGAGCAGCTTGCCGAGCATCGCGCCGAGGCCGATGAGCAGGCCGACGCCGGCGACGGTGCTGCCGAACCCGGTGGCGAAGCTGGTGAGCAGCTTGTCGAAGGGGACGGCGGCAATGGCGGCCAGCAGGCCGGAGCCGAGGACGAGGGCGAGGAAGGGGTGCAGCTTCAGCTTGGTGATCAGCAGCACGATGGCGCCGATGGCGAGCAGCACCGCGAGGAGGAGTCTGCCGTTGCTGTCGGTGTGCGGCAGGGCGGGGCGGCCGCCGCGAGCAGGAGGGTGGGGGTCACGCGAGGTCTCCGTTGACGTGGCCGAAGAGTGCTGCGGCCTTCTCGACGAGGGTTTCGGGGCCGGGACCGACGTCCAGGACGATGCCGCGCTCGTCGGTCCCGAGGGGTTCGAGTGCGGCGAACTGGGAGTCGAGCAGGGAGGTCGGCATGAAGTGGCCGACCCGGTGCGCGAGACGGTCGTGCACGAGGTCCTGACCGCCGCTGAGGTGTAGGAAGAACGCGTCGGGGCAGGCCGCGCGCAGGGTGTCGCGGTAGCGGCGCTTGAGCGCGGAGCAGGTGACGACGCCGCCCTCGCCGAGCCGCGACCGACCGCCGAGCCAGTCGCCGAGGGCGCGGAGCCAGGGCTCCCGGTCGTGGTCGTCGAGCGGGGTCCCGGCACTCATCTTGGCGATGTTGGCGGCGGGGTGGAAGTCGTCGGCCTCGGCGTACGGCAGTCCGAGCCGCTCCGCGAGCAGCCGGGCGACGGTGGTCTTGCCGACTCCGGAGACGCCCATCACGACGATGACGGGCGGGCGTTCCCCGGGGTGGTTCTCGACGCTGAGAGCCATGGTGGTGCTCCTGTTCTGCCTGATCCGCGGCCAACCTTGGCGCAAAGGTATGACTTATTCAAGCCACTGAAACCCAATCGTCATACTTTTGCTTCCGGATAGGCTGGCCCGATGGACATCCAGGGCCTCCCCGGCCGCCTGCTCGCGGATCTCGGCCCTGCCATCGCCTCCGGCGAGATCCCGGCGGGGACGGTGCTGCGGGCCGAGGAGCTGGAGGAGCGCTACGGCGTCTCCCGGACGGTCGTCCGCGAGGCGGTGCGGATCCTGGAGTCGATGCGGATGGTCACGGCCAAGCGCCGGGTCGGCACCACCGTCCAGCCGAAGGCCCAGTGGGACGTCTTCGACCCGATGGTGATCCGCTGGCGGCTCGCCGGCGCCGACCGGCCCGCCCAGCTGCGCTCGCTCGGCGCGCTGCGGCTGGCCGTCGAGCCCGCCGCGGCGGCGCTCGCCGCCCGGCACGCCACCGACGACCACCGGCGGGAGCTGAGCGCGCTCGCGACCGAACTCACCGTCTCCGCCCGCCACGCGGACCTGACGACCTTCCTCCAGCACGACATCGACTTCCACGCCACGGTGCTGCGCGCCTCCGGGAACGAGATGTTCGCGCACCTCGGCGACACGGTGGGCGCGGTGCTCACCGGCCGCACCGAGCACCAGCTGATGCCGCACCGGCCCGAGCCGTACGCCGTCCGCCTGCACCGGGAGGTCGCGGAGGCGGTCTGTGCGGGCGATGCCGAGCTCGCCGAGCGCGCCATGCGCACCATCGTGGCGGGGGCGCTCGAAGAGCTGAGTGCGACCCTCGACTGAGGTTCGTACCTGAACGCCCGCCTGATTGCGCCGAATTCCGGTGGATTCGGCCCTTCGGCCGCATGCCGGGCGCCCGCCGGGGCAGGGTTGCGGTGGGGCGCGCAGGGGCGCGCCGCCGAGTGGCAGGTCTGCGCTGGGGGTCGCCGATGTCCGCCGTACGCCGCCGGCTGCCGGACGAGGTGCGGGCCGCCGCCGTCCGGGCCTGGCTGAGCTTCTCGCTGACCCTGGTCGCCCTGACGGTCGCGGTGCTCGCCTCGTACGCGCACAGCAGGCTGCTGCCGTTGTCGCTGTTCGGGATGGGGCTCGGGGTGTTCGGGACGGTCTGGAGCCTGCTGGAGATCCTGATCTCGCGTCAGATCGCGGCCCAGCGCAGGCGCGGGCCGAACTCCGCCTCGCCGCTGGACGGCAGCCGGGAGCGCCGACGGCGCCCGGCCGAC
The Kitasatospora paranensis genome window above contains:
- a CDS encoding gluconokinase, which translates into the protein MALSVENHPGERPPVIVVMGVSGVGKTTVARLLAERLGLPYAEADDFHPAANIAKMSAGTPLDDHDREPWLRALGDWLGGRSRLGEGGVVTCSALKRRYRDTLRAACPDAFFLHLSGGQDLVHDRLAHRVGHFMPTSLLDSQFAALEPLGTDERGIVLDVGPGPETLVEKAAALFGHVNGDLA
- a CDS encoding FadR/GntR family transcriptional regulator produces the protein MDIQGLPGRLLADLGPAIASGEIPAGTVLRAEELEERYGVSRTVVREAVRILESMRMVTAKRRVGTTVQPKAQWDVFDPMVIRWRLAGADRPAQLRSLGALRLAVEPAAAALAARHATDDHRRELSALATELTVSARHADLTTFLQHDIDFHATVLRASGNEMFAHLGDTVGAVLTGRTEHQLMPHRPEPYAVRLHREVAEAVCAGDAELAERAMRTIVAGALEELSATLD